A window of Primulina tabacum isolate GXHZ01 chromosome 4, ASM2559414v2, whole genome shotgun sequence contains these coding sequences:
- the LOC142541974 gene encoding uncharacterized protein LOC142541974, producing MVKGCPFSDVIVRKPLSGHFKSFKIKDYDGSSDPEEHPALFKNIAMLRCYGDKIKCKVFLTTLVDSAHSWFEGLSPHSIQSFEHLKKLFLHHFSNSNMYKKTTFSSFEVKQCPEETLRSYIRRFNRVVLDVPSCAPETKTTVFTQGLIEGEFFRSLTKKFPRDFEDLLARTEKYITTEEAQKQKRDALKRERGGLMVRTEERVQKRVNSGHFSHYVPLKIARTGMSNNVAQIDHGTQTPIHNLLGPRRRDFAPSTKHVLMTQVSVEC from the coding sequence ATGGTCAAGGGATGCCCTTTTTCTGATGTTATCGTCCGGAAGCCTCTGTCAGGGCACTTCAAATCCTTTAAGATAAAAGACTATGACGGGAGTTCTGACCCGGAAGAACACCCCGCCCTGTTCAAGAATATCGCTATGTTGCGCTGTTACGGGGACAAGATCAAATGCAAGGTGTTCTTGACTACTCTGGTTGACTCAGCCCATAGTTGGTTTGAAGGATTGTCCCCTCATAGTATTCAGTCTTTCGAGCATTTAAAGAAATTATTCTTACACCATTTTAGTAATAGCAATATGTACAAGAAAACCACCTTCAGCTCGTTCGAAGTGAAGCAGTGCCCTGAAGAAACTTTAAGGTCATACATCAGAAGATTCAATCGAGTCGTTTTGGATGTCCCATCCTGCGCTCCTGAAACAAAAACCACCGTATTTACCCAAGGACTAATAGAAGGGGAGTTTTTTCGGTCGTTAACCAAGAAATTTCCCAGGGACTTTGAGGATCTTCTTGCCCGGACTGAAAAGTATATTACTACGGAAGAAGCTCAGAAGCAGAAGCGAGATGCTTTAAAAAGAGAGAGAGGTGGCCTGATGGTCAGAACTGAGGAGAGAGTGCAGAAGAGGGTCAATTCGGGGCATTTTTCCCATTATGTGCCTTTGAAAATTGCCAGAACAGGGATGTCCAATAATGTAGCTCAGATTGATCATGGGACCCAAACCCCGATTCATAATCTCCTAGGTCCGAGAAG